In one window of Scyliorhinus canicula chromosome 17, sScyCan1.1, whole genome shotgun sequence DNA:
- the LOC119951148 gene encoding zinc finger protein OZF-like — MEMDPFQTGNSDQLSRRDLPESLNSFGPGYYWPLHVEGEGSIRQAGKPYHYPLRGPAFSRSPDRERHMHCHREGDLSEGGRDCEMGFSSPTLSDLHRHPYSGGNRFTCAVCGKGFVCISHLQTHRLVHTEERPCMCSDCGKSFKSPRDLTAHQLVHTEERPFECSICRKSFKRSQNLREHLRVHTGVRPFICSECGKGFTRSSNLLAHQLLHSGERPFTCPVCGKGFARSSNLLTHQQVHSDERPFICSDCGKCYKLYQELRRHQRLHTGQNLFTCPECGMEFTRSSHLLRHQQVHTGERPFTCPVCGKGFSQTSHLLRHQPIHSRRGGPLRSPDCGKSCQEAQELPDRRPDGARRRPFSCSLCGKGFTRSSNLLAHQLVHTDERPFPCPDCGKSFKTRRDLKRHQRLHNGVRLPTCSLCGKRFAYTSHLLVHQRVHAGERPCSCSVCGREFSQSPTLHKHQRLHIGERPFICSVCGKGFTRSFNLLTHQQIHTGERPFTCSACGKGFTRSSHLLKHQRVHNAA, encoded by the coding sequence ATGGAAATGGATCCATTCCAGACTGGAAACTCTGACCAGTTGTCACGTCGGGATCTGCCAGAGTCGCTCAATTCGTTTGGACCTGGATATTACTGGCCCCTGCATGTGGAAGGAGAAGGCAGCATTCGGCAGGCAGGCAAACCGTACCATTATCCTCTGCGTGGACCCGCCTTCAGCCGATCGCCTGACCGCGAGAGGCACATGCACTGCCACAGGGAGGGGGACCTGAGTGAAGGTGGGAGGGACTGCGAgatggggttcagctccccaacTCTGTCGGACCTTCATCGACACCCTTACAGTGGGGGGAACCGCTTCACCTGTGCCGTGTGTGGAAAGGGGTTTGTGTGCATCTCCCACCTACAAACACACCGGCTCGTTCACACCGAGGAGAGGCCGTGTATGTGCTCCGACTGTGGGAAGAGCTTCAAAAGTCCCCGGGATCTGACTGCGCACCAGCTCGTGCACACGGAGGAGAGGCCGTTTGAATGCTCCATCTGCAGGAAGAGCTTCAAAAGGTCCCAGAATCTGAGGGAGCACCTGCGAGTGCACACCGGGGTGAGGCCGTTTATCTGCTCAGAGTGCGGCAAGGGGTTCACCCGGTCCTCCAACcttctggcccaccagctcctgcATTCCGGCGAGCGGCCGTTCACCTGCCCTGTGTGCGGCAAAGGGTTTGCTCGGTCCTCTAATCTGCTGACccaccagcaggtccatagcgacGAGCGGCCCTTTATCTGCTCTGACTGCGGCAAGTGTTACAAACTCTACCAGGAGCTGAGGAGGCACCAGCGGCTCCACACCGGGCAGAACCTGTTCACCTGCCCTGAGTGCGGGATGGAGTTCACCCGCTCCTCACACCTGCTCCGACATCAGCAAgtgcacaccggggagaggccgttcacctgcccagTGTGCGGGAAGGGCTTCTCTCAGacgtcccacctgctgagacaccagcccaTTCACAGCCGGAGGGGAGGACCCCTCAGAAGTCCCGACTGCGGGAAGAgctgccaggaggcccaagagcTGCCGGATCGGCGGCCGGATGGagccagaaggaggccgttctcctgctcgctgtgcgggaagggattcactcgctcTTCCAatctgctggcccaccagctcgtTCACACGGATGAGAGGCCGTTCCCCTGCCCCGACTGCGGCAAGAGCTTTAAGACCCGGCGGGATCTGAAGAGACACCAGCGGCTGCACAACGGAGTGAGGCTACCCACCTGCTCCCTTTGCGGCAAGCGCTTTGCTTACACGTCACACCTGCTGGTGCACCAGCGCGTTCACGCCGGAGAGAGGCCGTGcagctgctcagtgtgtgggagggagttcaGCCAATCACCCACTCTGCACAAACACCAACGCCTCCAcattggggagaggccattcatctgctcggtGTGCGGGAAGGGCTTCACCCGCTCCTTCAACCTGCTGACCCACCAGCAAatccacactggagagaggccgttcacctgctccgcctgtggaaagggattcactcggtcgtcccatctgctgaaacaccagcgagttcacaatgcTGCGTAA